One region of Cyanobium sp. M30B3 genomic DNA includes:
- a CDS encoding mechanosensitive ion channel family protein yields MSLPGIIALVPAADIAALIVPFLFKLVGAVALWIAGGWLIGLALRLLRRVLNQGTLDPTLISYLLNILGALLRVVLVVAILGFFGIETASFAALLAGAGVAIGAAWSGMLGNFAAGVFLQIFRPINAGDYIDAGGVEGTVDEVGMFVTAIRSPDNVQNFVGNAKLFGDTIKNYSTNPFRRVELVAQLDNSADVGKAIGLLKEGIKQVPNQVEGMEADVEVLEFSERGPRLAVRPYTHTANYWQVYFDTNRMIVEVLGKAGFPVPRIPVAMQGSSAN; encoded by the coding sequence ATGTCGCTGCCCGGGATCATTGCACTGGTACCAGCCGCGGATATCGCTGCACTGATCGTTCCGTTCCTGTTCAAACTGGTCGGTGCGGTTGCCCTCTGGATCGCCGGCGGCTGGCTGATCGGTCTGGCCCTGCGCCTGCTGCGTCGCGTGCTCAACCAGGGCACCCTCGACCCAACCCTGATCAGCTACCTGCTCAACATCCTCGGCGCCCTGCTGCGGGTGGTGCTGGTGGTGGCCATCCTGGGCTTCTTCGGTATCGAAACCGCCAGCTTCGCCGCCCTGCTGGCCGGTGCCGGCGTGGCGATCGGCGCAGCCTGGAGCGGCATGCTCGGCAACTTCGCCGCCGGGGTGTTCCTGCAGATCTTCCGGCCGATCAATGCCGGTGACTACATCGATGCCGGTGGCGTGGAGGGCACGGTGGACGAGGTGGGCATGTTCGTGACCGCGATCAGATCGCCGGACAACGTGCAGAACTTCGTGGGCAACGCCAAGCTGTTTGGCGACACCATCAAGAACTACTCCACCAATCCCTTCCGCCGCGTTGAGCTGGTGGCCCAGCTCGACAACAGCGCCGACGTGGGCAAGGCCATCGGCCTGCTCAAGGAAGGAATCAAGCAGGTGCCCAACCAGGTGGAGGGCATGGAGGCCGATGTGGAGGTGCTGGAGTTCAGCGAGCGGGGCCCCCGCCTGGCGGTGCGCCCGTACACCCATACCGCCAACTACTGGCAGGTGTACTTCGACACCAACCGGATGATCGTGGAGGTGCTCGGCAAGGCCGGTTTCCCCGTGCCCCGGATTCCGGTGGCGATGCAGGGCAGCTCCGCCAACTGA
- a CDS encoding 2OG-Fe(II) oxygenase produces MNLIAAYRNAGFEALADGVMAFFDRRPDLQRPGVAFGPGGQGKPGEPAPEPAKISTDISLVAIDRSDPEAFALAEVILRGVNAALGQYLKERPLLKGCCPQQSLFVNPIFNLQRYAPGEGFKRWHCDWTISDEATEPQARVLAWILYCNGLPEGGTEFHWQGHHEQAERGKLLLFPAGISHIHRGRVSPSHSKTIATGWINAGTLEDYLKRLSA; encoded by the coding sequence ATGAACCTGATCGCCGCCTACCGCAACGCCGGCTTCGAGGCCCTGGCCGATGGGGTGATGGCCTTCTTCGACCGCCGCCCCGACCTGCAACGGCCCGGCGTGGCCTTCGGGCCTGGGGGCCAGGGGAAGCCGGGAGAGCCGGCCCCTGAGCCCGCCAAAATCTCCACCGATATCAGCCTGGTGGCGATCGACCGCAGCGACCCCGAGGCCTTCGCCCTGGCCGAGGTGATCCTGCGCGGGGTGAATGCGGCCCTGGGCCAGTACCTGAAGGAGCGGCCGCTGCTGAAAGGCTGCTGCCCCCAGCAGAGCCTGTTCGTGAACCCGATCTTCAATCTGCAGCGCTACGCGCCGGGAGAGGGCTTCAAACGCTGGCACTGCGACTGGACGATCAGCGACGAGGCCACCGAACCCCAGGCGCGGGTGCTGGCCTGGATCCTCTATTGCAACGGGCTTCCCGAGGGCGGCACCGAGTTCCACTGGCAGGGCCACCACGAGCAGGCGGAGCGGGGCAAGCTGTTGCTTTTTCCCGCGGGGATCTCGCACATCCACCGCGGCCGGGTGAGCCCCAGCCACAGCAAGACGATCGCCACCGGCTGGATCAATGCCGGCACCCTGGAGGACTACCTGAAGCGCCTGTCAGCCTGA
- a CDS encoding HAD-IC family P-type ATPase, translated as MAGPTATPPSTTPAAATPAWSAAPHALPAAELVALLGSHRDGGLASAEAERRLRQWGGNSLPQHRAKPGWLRFLSQFHDPLLYTLLAVGLVKVLIGKANDAWVIWSVTLINAVIGFFQESKAETAIAALARSVRTEVEVVRDGRPRRLDSDQLVPGDVVLLEAGNKVPADLRLLDCRRFAVDESALTGESLPVRKGTTAVESGAPLAERLGMAYAGSLVTAGQARGLVVATGSATEVGSISRSMSEQTVLSTPLTRKLRGFSHTLLRLVLLLAGLTFLVGLARGREATEMFDGAVALAVGAIPEELPAIVTVTLAIGVNRMARRNAIIRKLPAVEALGSTTVICSDKTGTLTQNRMTVEHIHAGGELLSLDRLWPNGNDSDAGDPLSRNVALRETLLAGLLCNDARTSQQEGLVGDPTETALLQSAQTLGLDRDQALHQHPRRDAIPFASEQQFMATLHGSQRILMKGSVEAVLARCGHQLRADGAREPLDRPAIEAAVAAMAGQGERVLAFAIGHAEPSQAELQPRHLSGDLDFLGLQGMLDPPRPEALAAVAACREAGIQVKMITGDHLETARSIATQLGMGRGGRVRALEGWELEQRSAAELARIARDTDVFARVAPAQKLALVRALQAQGEVVAMTGDGVNDAPALKQADIGIAMGKGGTEVAREAADMLLTDDNFATIEAAVEEGRAVYLNLRKALAFVLPVNGGASMTILLGAVLGLELPVTALQVLWLNMVCSLSLSVPLAFEPRPPGLMAQPPRPPAQPLLSRGLVRKVLLVSVFYWCFIFGVFLWARSHGSSLPLARTMAIQSLVLAQIVYLVSISQVSKRGWRHWHRNPILLAGIGTAVLLQLGFSQLGWMNRFFATAPLAAEQWLICAVSILVMVPVAALAERCDSTTGNSGP; from the coding sequence ATGGCCGGGCCCACCGCCACCCCCCCCAGCACCACGCCCGCTGCTGCGACTCCCGCCTGGAGCGCTGCCCCCCATGCCCTGCCTGCGGCCGAGCTGGTGGCGCTGCTGGGCAGTCACCGCGACGGGGGGCTCGCCAGCGCCGAGGCCGAACGGCGGCTGCGGCAGTGGGGGGGCAACAGCCTGCCGCAGCATCGCGCCAAGCCCGGCTGGCTGCGCTTTCTGAGTCAGTTCCACGATCCGCTGCTCTACACCCTGCTGGCCGTGGGCCTGGTGAAGGTGCTGATCGGCAAGGCCAACGATGCCTGGGTGATCTGGAGCGTGACCCTGATCAACGCCGTGATCGGCTTCTTCCAGGAGAGCAAGGCCGAGACGGCCATCGCCGCCCTGGCCCGCAGTGTGCGCACCGAAGTGGAGGTGGTGCGCGATGGCCGGCCGAGGCGGCTGGATTCCGACCAGCTGGTGCCGGGAGATGTGGTGCTGCTGGAGGCGGGCAACAAGGTGCCGGCCGACCTGCGGCTGCTGGACTGCCGCCGCTTCGCCGTGGACGAATCGGCCCTCACCGGCGAATCGCTGCCGGTGCGCAAGGGCACCACGGCCGTGGAGAGCGGCGCCCCCCTGGCCGAACGGCTGGGCATGGCCTATGCCGGCAGCCTGGTCACGGCCGGACAGGCGCGGGGGCTGGTGGTGGCCACCGGCAGCGCCACCGAGGTGGGCTCCATCTCCCGCTCGATGAGCGAGCAGACGGTGCTGAGCACACCGCTCACGCGCAAGTTGCGCGGCTTCAGCCACACCCTGCTGCGGCTGGTGCTGCTGCTGGCCGGGCTCACGTTTCTGGTGGGCCTGGCCCGGGGCCGGGAGGCCACGGAGATGTTCGACGGCGCCGTGGCCCTGGCGGTGGGCGCCATTCCCGAGGAACTGCCGGCGATCGTCACAGTCACCCTGGCGATCGGCGTGAACCGCATGGCCCGCCGCAACGCCATCATCCGCAAACTGCCAGCCGTGGAGGCCCTGGGCAGCACCACCGTGATCTGCTCCGACAAGACGGGCACGCTCACCCAGAACCGCATGACGGTGGAACACATCCACGCCGGCGGCGAGCTGCTCAGCCTGGATCGGCTCTGGCCCAACGGCAATGACAGCGACGCTGGCGACCCCCTCAGCCGCAACGTGGCCCTGCGGGAAACGCTGCTGGCTGGCCTGCTCTGCAACGACGCCCGCACCAGCCAGCAGGAGGGTCTGGTGGGCGATCCCACCGAGACCGCCCTGCTGCAATCGGCCCAGACCCTGGGCCTGGACCGGGACCAGGCCCTCCACCAGCACCCCCGGCGGGACGCGATTCCCTTCGCCTCCGAGCAGCAGTTCATGGCCACCCTGCACGGCAGCCAGCGGATCCTGATGAAGGGGTCGGTGGAGGCGGTGCTGGCCCGCTGCGGCCATCAGCTGCGGGCCGATGGCGCCCGGGAACCCCTCGACCGGCCCGCCATTGAAGCGGCCGTGGCCGCCATGGCGGGCCAGGGGGAGCGGGTGCTGGCCTTCGCCATCGGCCACGCCGAGCCCAGCCAGGCGGAACTGCAGCCCCGCCACCTCAGCGGCGACCTCGACTTTCTGGGGCTGCAGGGGATGCTCGATCCGCCGCGGCCCGAGGCCCTCGCCGCCGTGGCCGCCTGCCGCGAAGCCGGCATCCAGGTGAAGATGATCACCGGCGACCACCTGGAGACGGCCCGCTCGATCGCCACCCAGCTGGGGATGGGACGCGGCGGCCGCGTGCGCGCCCTGGAGGGCTGGGAACTGGAGCAGCGCTCCGCGGCCGAGCTGGCCCGCATCGCCCGCGACACCGACGTGTTTGCCCGGGTGGCGCCGGCCCAGAAGCTGGCCCTGGTGCGGGCCCTGCAGGCCCAGGGCGAGGTGGTGGCCATGACCGGCGACGGCGTCAACGACGCCCCGGCGCTCAAGCAGGCCGACATCGGCATCGCCATGGGCAAGGGCGGCACCGAGGTGGCCCGCGAGGCGGCCGACATGCTGCTCACCGACGACAACTTCGCCACGATCGAGGCCGCGGTGGAGGAGGGCCGGGCCGTGTACCTCAACCTGCGCAAGGCCCTGGCGTTCGTGCTGCCGGTGAACGGCGGCGCCTCGATGACGATCCTGCTGGGGGCGGTGCTGGGCCTGGAACTGCCCGTCACCGCCCTGCAGGTGCTGTGGCTGAACATGGTGTGCTCCCTCAGCCTGTCGGTGCCGCTGGCCTTCGAGCCCCGCCCGCCCGGGCTGATGGCCCAACCGCCGCGGCCACCCGCCCAGCCCCTGCTCAGCCGCGGCCTGGTGCGCAAGGTGCTGCTGGTGTCGGTGTTCTACTGGTGCTTCATCTTCGGGGTGTTTCTGTGGGCCCGCTCCCACGGCAGCAGCCTGCCCCTGGCCCGCACCATGGCCATCCAGTCGCTGGTGCTGGCCCAGATCGTGTACCTGGTGAGCATCAGCCAGGTGAGCAAACGGGGCTGGAGGCACTGGCACCGCAACCCGATCCTGCTGGCCGGCATCGGCACGGCGGTGCTGCTGCAGCTGGGCTTCAGCCAGCTGGGCTGGATGAACCGCTTCTTCGCCACGGCGCCCCTGGCGGCGGAGCAGTGGCTGATCTGCGCCGTGTCGATTCTGGTGATGGTGCCGGTGGCCGCCCTGGCCGAGCGCTGCGATTCCACCACCGGAAACAGCGGCCCCTGA
- a CDS encoding mechanosensitive ion channel: MDQFLHEVIAWLGYLQRGSVVNQLLLVAGPGLVAAQLHRRLPAQSRLRPWLRPLAVATIALGSILLAQGGYPWRFALSLGMLYLGWQGLALLSDLLGRWLPEEAIRQVDSRLLRPAYLLLVGLTIINQLDSVQDLAAIPVGEWFGVPLSLGRVFGAAVIIYLVIVGSGPPARGTAWLLQRTLIMGDGSRRAVAVILRYIAVGLGLLWVANHLGFNATALLAVAGGLSVGLGFGIKEVFSNFISGLWLLLEGSVRPGDVLFIDGDPCEVRSLGLRAAVLWRDRDNAELVIPNQTFFTATTTTYTGSDRLRRSQVLVGAAYRHDPASVVALLEATASGVPGVLAEPAPRGLVLSYGESAVQYALRFWIANPMNNISICSAVNAAVWQAFRRQGIEIPFPQRVQYTLPGPPDQDGTPQT; this comes from the coding sequence ATGGATCAGTTTCTGCACGAGGTGATCGCCTGGCTGGGCTACCTGCAGCGAGGCTCCGTGGTGAACCAGCTACTGCTCGTGGCCGGGCCAGGCCTGGTGGCCGCCCAACTTCATCGCCGGCTGCCGGCCCAGTCGCGCCTGCGCCCCTGGCTGCGCCCCCTGGCAGTGGCAACCATCGCCCTGGGCAGCATTCTGCTGGCCCAGGGCGGCTACCCCTGGCGCTTCGCCCTCTCCCTGGGAATGCTCTATCTGGGCTGGCAGGGCCTGGCCCTGCTGTCCGATCTGCTGGGCCGCTGGCTGCCGGAGGAGGCCATCCGCCAGGTGGACAGCCGCCTGCTGCGCCCGGCCTACCTGCTGCTGGTGGGGCTGACGATCATCAACCAACTCGACAGCGTGCAGGATCTGGCGGCCATCCCGGTGGGGGAGTGGTTCGGCGTGCCCCTCAGCCTGGGGCGGGTGTTCGGGGCCGCCGTGATCATCTACCTGGTGATCGTGGGCTCCGGCCCTCCGGCCCGCGGCACAGCCTGGCTGCTGCAGCGAACCCTGATCATGGGAGACGGCAGCCGGCGGGCTGTGGCGGTGATCCTGCGCTACATCGCGGTGGGGCTCGGCCTGCTCTGGGTGGCCAACCACCTCGGCTTCAATGCCACGGCCCTGCTGGCGGTGGCCGGCGGGCTGTCGGTGGGCCTGGGCTTCGGCATCAAGGAGGTGTTCTCCAACTTCATCAGTGGCCTGTGGCTGCTGCTGGAGGGATCGGTGCGGCCCGGCGACGTGCTGTTCATCGACGGCGATCCCTGCGAGGTGCGCAGCCTGGGGTTGCGGGCCGCCGTGCTCTGGCGCGACCGCGACAACGCCGAACTGGTGATCCCCAACCAGACGTTCTTCACCGCCACCACCACCACCTACACCGGCAGTGACCGGCTGCGGCGCAGCCAGGTGCTGGTGGGGGCGGCCTACCGCCACGATCCGGCCAGCGTGGTGGCCCTGCTGGAGGCCACGGCCAGCGGCGTACCGGGGGTCCTGGCCGAGCCGGCCCCCCGGGGGCTGGTGCTCAGCTACGGCGAGTCGGCGGTGCAGTACGCCCTGCGCTTCTGGATCGCCAACCCGATGAACAACATCAGCATCTGCAGTGCCGTGAACGCGGCGGTGTGGCAGGCCTTCCGCCGGCAGGGCATCGAAATTCCCTTCCCCCAGCGGGTGCAGTACACCCTGCCCGGCCCGCCCGACCAGGATGGAACCCCGCAGACTTGA
- a CDS encoding extracellular solute-binding protein → MLPALLAALTALAGWMALRHAQTQDSAGSRLWGTVYMAVGINSDEQLDSGLRQRAAESLDRFSRDFRELHPGVQIQLMTFPEDTLVGQLRFRQQGGLGPDLLLVNSRTALELHRKQLVQGVHFPPELLQQIDPDMLERVELGDGTLAGLPVLQLPQLACFNRERLPTGSPDSLDDLLQLSSRGVRVGLSSNPFYLFWTVGGLGAGDALLAAQGDNPLTPEQKQGLERWLAWLQNASLQQGITFHDKQDELASQLAKGDLDWISCRSSNITLLRQKLGAALGVASLPAGPWGEATPINRERVLVFGRNSSPAQRRIARELASFSVNPLVQRNLTLSTLVMLPVNRFVPAPVASSAVLAAMVRSAEQSERSTPVIQGLIGNSKAEKALSSVVSRVLFGELTPRQAAGILPDSLRTATHGSHP, encoded by the coding sequence GTGCTGCCGGCCCTGCTGGCGGCACTCACGGCCCTGGCGGGCTGGATGGCCCTGCGGCACGCCCAGACCCAGGACAGCGCCGGCTCACGCCTGTGGGGCACGGTGTACATGGCCGTGGGCATCAACAGCGACGAACAGCTGGACAGCGGTCTGCGTCAGCGGGCCGCGGAATCCCTGGATCGCTTCAGCCGGGATTTCCGCGAACTCCACCCCGGGGTGCAGATCCAGCTGATGACCTTCCCCGAGGACACTCTGGTGGGCCAGCTGCGCTTCCGCCAGCAGGGCGGCCTGGGGCCGGATCTGCTGCTGGTGAATTCGCGCACGGCCCTGGAGCTGCACCGCAAGCAGCTGGTGCAGGGCGTGCATTTCCCGCCGGAGCTGCTGCAGCAGATCGATCCCGACATGCTCGAGCGGGTCGAGCTGGGCGATGGGACCCTGGCGGGGTTGCCGGTGCTGCAGCTGCCCCAGCTGGCCTGCTTCAACCGCGAGCGCCTGCCCACAGGCAGCCCGGACAGCCTCGACGACCTGCTGCAGCTCAGCAGCCGCGGCGTGCGGGTGGGCCTGAGCAGCAATCCCTTCTACCTGTTCTGGACCGTCGGAGGCCTGGGGGCCGGCGACGCCCTGCTGGCGGCGCAGGGCGACAACCCGCTCACCCCAGAGCAGAAGCAGGGCCTGGAGCGCTGGCTGGCCTGGCTCCAGAACGCCTCCCTGCAGCAGGGCATCACCTTCCACGACAAACAGGACGAGCTGGCGAGCCAGCTGGCCAAGGGTGATCTGGACTGGATCAGCTGCCGCAGTTCCAACATCACCCTGCTTCGCCAAAAACTCGGCGCGGCTCTGGGGGTCGCCAGCCTGCCCGCCGGCCCCTGGGGCGAGGCCACGCCGATCAACCGGGAGCGGGTGCTGGTGTTCGGGCGCAATTCCAGCCCGGCCCAGCGGCGAATCGCCCGGGAGCTGGCCAGCTTCAGCGTCAACCCCCTGGTTCAGCGCAACCTCACCCTCTCCACCCTGGTGATGCTGCCGGTGAACCGCTTCGTGCCGGCACCAGTGGCCAGCTCAGCGGTGTTGGCGGCCATGGTGCGCTCGGCGGAGCAGTCGGAACGAAGCACCCCCGTGATTCAGGGGTTGATCGGCAACAGCAAGGCCGAGAAGGCACTCAGCTCCGTGGTGAGTCGGGTGCTGTTCGGCGAGCTCACGCCCCGGCAGGCCGCAGGGATCCTGCCCGACAGCCTGCGCACAGCCACGCACGGATCCCACCCCTGA
- a CDS encoding protein phosphatase, producing the protein MADSTPEASRLQATLVDFALGELVRQHRDSFQPLWTADSWAKLLIWLALNCGCSGEEAELQRFAAALGPALGARLRRLYFQRELEDLDLQLLADPAEPQVLALPLGAGEAGLSPERIAQALERVGLAPRVVLDQARWGRLERAVVIPWLPHP; encoded by the coding sequence ATGGCCGATTCCACACCGGAGGCGTCCCGCCTGCAGGCCACCCTGGTGGACTTCGCCCTGGGTGAGCTGGTGCGCCAGCACCGCGACAGTTTCCAGCCGCTGTGGACGGCCGACAGCTGGGCCAAGCTGCTGATCTGGCTGGCCCTCAACTGCGGCTGCAGCGGCGAGGAGGCTGAGCTGCAGCGCTTCGCCGCCGCCCTGGGGCCGGCCCTGGGGGCGCGGCTGCGGCGGCTCTACTTCCAGCGGGAGCTGGAGGATCTCGACCTGCAGCTGCTGGCCGATCCCGCCGAGCCCCAGGTGCTGGCGCTGCCCCTCGGGGCCGGTGAGGCTGGGCTCAGTCCGGAGCGGATCGCCCAGGCCCTCGAGCGGGTGGGTCTGGCGCCGCGGGTGGTGTTGGACCAGGCGCGCTGGGGCAGGCTGGAGCGGGCCGTGGTGATTCCCTGGCTGCCCCATCCATGA
- a CDS encoding valine--tRNA ligase has translation MTDALPKTYDPAGTEARWQQAWESSGAFHPDPSAPGEPFSVVIPPPNVTGSLHMGHAFNTALIDTIVRFQRLQGKNVLCLPGTDHASIAVQTILEKQLKAEGQRKEDLGREAFLEKAWEWKAQSGGTIVGQLRRLGYSVDWRRERFTLDQGCSTAVIEAFNRLHEQGLIYRGEYLVNWCPASGSAVSDLEVEMKEVDGHLWHFRYPLSGGAATAAAKGRTHLEVATTRPETLLGDTAVAVNPRDPRYADLVGQTLTLPLVGRQIPIVADDHVDADFGTGCVKVTPAHDPNDFAIGQRHNLPLITVMAKDGTMNEAAGRFQGLDRFEARKAVVAAMEAEGFLVKVEPYRHSVPFSDRGKVPVEPLLSTQWFVRTEPLAARCREALDAAAGPDPRFVPERWSKVYRDWLTDIRDWCISRQLWWGHRIPAWFVVSETGGEITDSTPYVVARNEEEARAKAEAQFAGGTHAHPVVLEQDPDALDTWFSSGLWPFSTLGWPGEAGEAEPPDLARWYPTSVLVTGFDIIFFWVARMTMMAGAFLQEGEQPVGGRDTWIPFRDVYIHGLVRDENNRKMSKSAGNGIDPLLLIERYGADALRFALVREVAGAGQDIRLDYDRKSDTSATVEASRNFANKLWNATRFALMNLGGETPASLGEPDPDSLQLADRWILSRLARVNRETAERYASYALGEAAKGLYEFAWNEVCDWYLELIKRRLQVPAELEGTARAQALADQRTARQVLAKVLQELLVMLHPLMPHLSEELWHGLSGEPQGTFLALQRWPQVDAAALNDALEDAFAELIEAIRVVRNLRAVAGLKPAQPAPVGFVTGRDELAALLQDATPDITALTRAASVTVLDPAAAEAARSSGGGQRALAGVCGELQVLLPLEGLVDLDALRSRLEKDLTKAEKEIAGLAGRLANPNFADKAPAAVVVECRANLAEAEVQAELARRRLAELV, from the coding sequence GTGACGGACGCCCTGCCCAAGACCTACGACCCGGCGGGCACCGAAGCCCGCTGGCAGCAGGCCTGGGAGAGCAGCGGCGCCTTCCATCCCGACCCCAGCGCTCCCGGCGAGCCGTTCTCGGTGGTGATCCCGCCGCCGAACGTCACCGGCAGCCTGCACATGGGCCATGCCTTCAACACGGCCCTGATCGACACGATCGTGCGCTTCCAGCGCCTGCAGGGCAAAAACGTGCTCTGCCTGCCTGGCACCGACCACGCCTCGATCGCCGTGCAGACGATCCTGGAGAAGCAGCTCAAGGCGGAGGGCCAGCGCAAGGAAGATCTGGGCCGTGAGGCCTTTCTGGAGAAGGCCTGGGAGTGGAAGGCCCAGAGCGGCGGCACGATCGTGGGCCAGCTGCGCCGGCTGGGCTACTCGGTGGACTGGCGGCGCGAGCGCTTCACGCTGGATCAGGGCTGCAGCACGGCGGTGATCGAGGCCTTCAATCGCCTGCACGAGCAGGGGCTGATCTACCGGGGTGAATACCTGGTGAACTGGTGCCCGGCCTCCGGCTCGGCGGTGAGCGATCTGGAGGTGGAGATGAAGGAGGTGGACGGTCACCTCTGGCACTTCCGCTATCCCCTGAGCGGCGGGGCCGCCACTGCTGCTGCTAAAGGCCGCACCCACCTGGAGGTGGCCACCACCCGCCCCGAAACCCTGCTGGGCGACACGGCAGTGGCCGTGAACCCCAGGGATCCGCGCTACGCCGATCTGGTGGGGCAGACCCTCACCCTGCCGCTGGTGGGCCGCCAGATCCCGATCGTGGCCGACGACCACGTGGATGCCGACTTCGGCACCGGTTGCGTGAAGGTGACCCCCGCCCACGACCCCAACGACTTCGCCATCGGCCAGCGCCACAACCTGCCGCTGATCACGGTGATGGCCAAGGACGGCACGATGAACGAAGCCGCCGGTCGCTTCCAGGGGCTCGATCGCTTCGAGGCCCGCAAGGCGGTGGTGGCCGCCATGGAGGCCGAGGGGTTCCTGGTGAAGGTGGAGCCCTACCGCCACAGTGTGCCGTTTTCGGATCGCGGCAAGGTGCCGGTGGAGCCGCTGCTCTCCACCCAGTGGTTTGTGCGCACCGAGCCCTTGGCCGCCCGTTGCCGCGAGGCCCTGGATGCCGCCGCCGGTCCCGACCCGCGCTTCGTGCCGGAGCGCTGGAGCAAGGTGTATCGCGACTGGCTCACCGACATCCGCGACTGGTGCATCTCCCGCCAGCTGTGGTGGGGCCACCGCATCCCCGCCTGGTTTGTGGTGAGCGAAACCGGCGGCGAGATCACCGACAGCACGCCCTACGTGGTGGCCCGCAACGAGGAGGAGGCCCGGGCCAAGGCGGAGGCGCAGTTCGCCGGCGGCACCCACGCCCACCCCGTGGTGCTGGAGCAGGATCCCGACGCCCTCGACACCTGGTTCTCCAGCGGCCTCTGGCCCTTCTCCACCCTCGGTTGGCCCGGCGAGGCGGGTGAGGCTGAGCCGCCAGATCTGGCCCGCTGGTATCCCACCAGCGTGCTGGTGACGGGCTTCGACATCATCTTTTTCTGGGTGGCCCGGATGACGATGATGGCCGGGGCATTCCTGCAGGAGGGCGAGCAGCCGGTCGGCGGCCGCGACACCTGGATTCCCTTCCGGGACGTGTACATCCACGGCCTGGTGCGCGATGAGAACAACCGCAAGATGAGCAAGAGCGCGGGCAACGGCATCGACCCGCTGCTGCTGATCGAGCGCTACGGCGCCGACGCCCTGCGCTTCGCCCTGGTGCGCGAGGTGGCCGGCGCCGGCCAGGACATCCGCCTCGACTACGACCGCAAGAGCGACACCTCCGCCACGGTGGAGGCCTCGCGCAACTTCGCCAACAAGCTTTGGAACGCCACCCGCTTCGCCCTGATGAACCTGGGCGGCGAGACGCCGGCGAGCCTGGGTGAGCCGGATCCTGATTCCCTGCAGCTGGCCGACCGCTGGATCCTCTCGCGCCTGGCCCGCGTCAACCGCGAGACCGCTGAGCGCTACGCCAGTTATGCCCTGGGCGAGGCGGCCAAGGGGCTCTACGAGTTCGCCTGGAACGAGGTGTGCGACTGGTATCTGGAGCTGATCAAGCGGCGGCTGCAGGTGCCGGCGGAGCTGGAGGGCACGGCTCGCGCGCAGGCCCTCGCTGACCAGCGCACGGCCCGCCAGGTGCTGGCCAAGGTGCTCCAGGAGCTGCTGGTGATGCTCCACCCGCTGATGCCGCACCTCAGCGAGGAGCTCTGGCACGGCCTCAGCGGTGAGCCGCAGGGCACTTTCCTTGCCCTGCAGCGCTGGCCGCAGGTCGACGCAGCGGCCCTCAACGACGCCCTGGAGGACGCGTTCGCTGAGCTGATCGAGGCGATCCGGGTGGTGCGCAACCTGCGGGCTGTGGCGGGACTCAAGCCGGCCCAGCCGGCGCCGGTGGGATTCGTCACAGGCCGCGACGAGCTTGCGGCCCTGCTGCAGGACGCAACCCCGGACATCACCGCTCTCACGCGGGCCGCGAGCGTGACGGTGCTGGACCCTGCTGCCGCTGAAGCCGCCCGCAGCAGTGGGGGCGGTCAGCGGGCGTTGGCGGGGGTGTGCGGCGAGCTGCAGGTGCTGTTGCCGCTCGAAGGGCTGGTGGATCTGGATGCCCTGCGCAGCCGCCTCGAGAAGGATCTGACCAAGGCCGAAAAAGAGATCGCAGGCCTGGCCGGCCGCCTGGCCAATCCCAACTTTGCCGATAAGGCGCCAGCGGCCGTGGTGGTCGAGTGCCGCGCCAACCTGGCTGAAGCTGAGGTCCAGGCGGAGCTGGCGCGCCGCCGGCTGGCGGAGCTGGTTTGA